AGTATGATGGCTGCCAAGCGGGTACCGCTGGACAAGCTTAATCAGGACAAGCAAATCCTGCAATGGACGCGTGAGAGCTACCGGGAGATGAACAGCAAGCTGTATGACTTCCGGACCAATAAACTAGTTACCAAATATGGTAGAGACGCAGCGCTTAATGCCCAGAAGGCTGTGCTGAGCGGCAATACGACCGCCATTAAGGCAGAAGCGACATCAACGGCAACTGGCCAGGAGATGAAAGTTAGTGTCACGAAGCTTGCAACAAGAACTACCTATGAGACGACGGGATTAGGACAAGGCATACCGGCTACGACCTCCTTGGCTGCATTAGATGGTGTTGACCTGGGAAGTATGTCAGGCCTAGATATGGAAGCGTACCTGAAGAAGGGCTTTGACATTAGCATCAACGGCGAGACCTTCAAGGATAAGGATGGGAAATCCCTGTTCAACGGCATGACCTCGATCTCGACGCTGGTCGCAACGATTAATGCTTCAGCGAAGGCTAATGCGATCGCCAGCTATGATGAAATCACCGGGAAGCTGACTATTGCCTCCAAGACGGGCGGCAAAGATGGTACGGTAACGATGGGGACCCCTGCCAGTAGCAATACAGTTCTAGGGTTGTTCTCTACAAAGAAGGTTGCAGAGACGAATAAGCTTACAGGCGCTACTGGCTCTACTACATTGACACAACTTACGAACCAGCTTAATGGCTCTGTCCTGACCGACGATGAAGTGAAAGATATTACATTTAGTATCAACGGCAAAGCGTTTACGTTTAAGGGTTCTGATACTATTGATAAAATTGTGGATACCATCAAAAATGACCCTGATGCCAAGGTAAGTGCAGAATTTACCTCAGACGGCACTTTGAAGCTGACCGGGAAATCAGATGGTCCTGTCAACCTTGGAGGCAATTCTTACGGATTCACGAAGCTCTTTAACGGGATGAAATCCAATCCGGCAGACAGTAACTCTATTAAACAGACCATCACAGGCGAGAATGGTGAAGTCAAGATTAATAATGTGGATATTGATAATGTAACCAATAATACGTTCACCATTAACGGCGTCCAGCTCACGTTGCTGGAGGTTACCAAAGCGGATGAGCCTGTCATCATCAAGACGCAGACCGATTCTAGCAAAGCAGTAGAGTCCATCAAGAGCTTCGTTGAAGATTATAACAGTCTGATTCTATCCTTGAATTCCAAGATTGACGAAGCGAAATATCGTGATTTCAGGCCGCTGACGGATGAGCAGAAGGCTGAGATGAAAGAGGCTGACATCAAAACCTGGACCGAGAAGGCACAGAGCGGACTGCTCAAGAATGATGATATTATCAAGTCCGTGTTGTCTGAAATGCGCAGTATTATTAGTGATAAACTAGGGCCGTTAAGTACCTTAGGCATTACGACCGGGAATTATATGTCGAACGGCAAGCTTGAGATTAATGAGGAGAAGCTGAATACGGCGATTAATGCCAATCCGCAGCTCGCTATGGATCTGCTGCAAGGTCCGGCCAGTGCCCCCAAAGACGGGATTTTCGACAAAATGGCTGACAAAATCACAGCGGCCATCGAGAAACTATCGGATCGGGCAGGCACGAACAGATTCTCCATGGATCTTACCAGTACGTTCAAAGAAGAAAGTGTGATGGGTAAGAAAATGAAGTTATACAACTCGCGGCTCACTCTCATGACCACGATGTTAAATAACACAGAGACCCGTTACTACAAACAATTTACCGCCATGGAAACCGCCATGAACAAACTGCAATCCCAGTCCAACAGCCTTTTCTCCACCGGCAAATAAGAACATTTCACAATAGAGGGTGACCAATTTGATTAAATCTCCTTATGATAAATACCGCCAGTCTTCTGTCCAGACTTCAACGCCTGCGCAACTCGTGATTATGCTGTATGATGGGGCCATTCGCTTCGTGAAGACTGCGGTGGACGGGTTGAACAAGCAGGATTTGGAGAAGTCCAATTTGAACTTTGGAAAGGCGCAGACCATCGTCAGTGAGTTGATGAGTACACTGGATCACTCTATTGAAGTCTCAAAGGGACTGTACTCCCTTTACGAATACACGAACTACCTGCTAATTCAGGCCAATATCCAGAAGAACCCGGAGAAGGCCGAAGAAGCCATCGGCTACCTTACCGACCTCAGAGAGACTTGGCTTCAGGCCTCTAAGCTGGCGGCTAGCCAGACTGAGATTGCGAATGGATGAGCTTATCCGTGACTTGGATCTGCTGACTGGAGAGATGATGAATGGTCTCCAGGACGCGACCTATGAGGAGCTTGAAGACTTCGTGGAGGAGCGGCAGAAGCTTGTCGATTCCATCACACAAGAGGTCGAAATTTGTCCGGCAACTCCTGCGCAAAAGCAGGAAATTCATCGGATTTTGTCACATGATAATGAATTGCTGGACCAGATGAACGCCCTTCGCCAAGAAGCCCAAGACTTCCTCCAGAAGCGGGGTCAAGCCAAAATCCAACGCAACGCCTACGAGACGGCCTACACACCGGACAGCTTCCTGATGGACCGCAAAAAATAAAGATAGAATAATAGATTTTCTCCTGTTTCAATAGGGGAGTGGACGGGTATTTACAAGCGTCTGCTCCTTTTTTTGTAACTTATATTACCGAATGATATCCATTTCTGATGTCGATTGCTGTCTGGTAAAATATTGAAAGTAATCATTTACTATTCCAATTGACAATAGAGAAGCTGCGGTGGTATAGTCGAATTGTGAGCAAGACTCACGTTCATCTGATGACGAAGGGAATGTTTAGTCAATGGAAGGTAAAGTTAAATGGTTTAACGCAGAAAAAGGTTATGGTTTCATCGAAACTGCCGATGGTGGCGACGTATTCGTACACTTCTCCGCGATTCAAACTGACGGTTTCAAGACTTTGGATGAAGGCCAATCCGTAGAGTTCGATATCGTTGAAGGCGCACGCGGACCACAAGCAGCTAACGTCATCAAATTATAATCATCCGGCGCAGCCGACCTACATATATGGTAGATGGTTAGCAATTGAGACAACGCTAGCGTTAGACCCTGGGGCATATCCCTGGGGTCTTTTTTATTGTATCTTCAGAAATCCTGTTGGGGAAAGGGTGTGTATGATGTCGGGGGCTTTGAGAAGCCGTAGGGCATTTTACAAATTCCTTATAAATATCCTATATTTCGAGGCGAAAAGAGTCCGAAATTGGACACTTTGTAAAAATTAGTCGCGGAAAAATGTTTTCATCCTCCAAATTATGGGTAATGGGAACCGTTGGGCTTTTTTTTTTGCCTAGTTTGCACTCTCATTATTGCTTAGGCGTATGCTTCCGAAAGAGCTTTGGTAAGAAGTCATGCAGTGAAGCCTATGCCCATCAAACTCACAGGAGGATGAACAAACGAATGAAGAAAATGTGGCGTGGCCTTACGGCCGGAGTACTCGGTATTTCAATGCTGCTCGGTTCTTTGGGAAGTGTATCGGCAGCGCCGGTCCCCAAGGATATTCAAGGACACTGGGCGCAGAAACAGCTGCAGAGCTGGCTGGATAAAGGATACCTGGGCGGTTATCCTGACGGAACGGTTAAGCCGAATAAGGCAATTACCCGTGGTGAATATGTGGCACTGATTAATCGTCTGTTCGGGTTCACCGAATCGGCTACCCTTAGCTTCACCGATGTGAAGAAATCAAACTGGGTCTACAGCGAAGTAGCCAAGGCTGTGAAGGCCGGATACATCGGCGGATATGAGAATAATACCTTCCGGGCCAACAACCCGCTCACCCGGCAGGAAGCAGCAGTTATTGCTGCCAAGCTGCTTAAGCTGAGTACAAGCTCTACTCCGCTTAAGTTCAAGGACAATGCTCAGATCGCAGCTTGGGCCAAGGTAGCAGTAGCCTCAGCGGCAGAGAAGAAGATCATCAACGGTTATCCTGACGGCACCTTCGGTCCGAAGAAATCTCTTACCCGTGCCGAAGCGGTTGGAATTATAAGCAACTCGGTAGTGCATAAGCCGGCTACGGGCGGAGTATTACCTACCCCAACACCAACAGCGACCCCAGCTCCTTCAGCAACACCTGTGCCAAGCACCAGCCCAACAGCTACTCCAGCTCCTGGCGGCGGTAGTGGTGGCGGTACTGGCGGAGGCGGCGGTGGTGGCGGAGGCGGTAGCGTGACCGCGCCAACTGTAAGCAACGTGACTTACGGTCATGTAGGTTCTGTTACTGCTGATGTATATGTTACGCCTTCTGTTACAGGAGCCGTGTATTATGTAGTTGCTCCTTACAGCGTGAACGTAACTCCGCCAAACGCAGCACAAGTGAAAGACGGACTGATTAATGCTACAACAGCTGGCGTTCATTCCGGCAAAATTGCTGCAACCGGTAATACTACTGTCGCTTTCTCTGTATATGGTCTGACTGCAGGTATGGATTATACCGTATACGTTGCCCTGACTGACGCTTCTGGGAACTGGTCCGGCGTAACGCCGCTTCAATTGAAAACAGCAGCAGGCAGCAACTGGTCAGTTTCTCAAGTTGGGATCACCAACGTAACATCAGTGTCTGCAGATGTATACGCTGCTTACGGGCAGGCGGGTACACCGGTAACCCCTCTGAAATATGTGGTGGTTAAAGCAACAGAGGCTAATCCAACCGCATTGCAGATTTCCCAAGCTAAGAACAGTGCAGGTGTTACATTAACAGCACCTTGGACTGGAACTCTTACAGGTAATCCAGTAGTGAAACAAAGTATTAACCTGACTGGACTTACTGCCGATACAGCGTATAAAGTCTTCATTATCACAGACGCTAATGGCACCTTGTCACCTGTAGAGCTTCTGCGGATTCACACTAAGTAAGTAAGCTTGATGAAAGCAATCATTTAAACGTTCATAATTCAGGCTTTAGAGTGAAATAATACAGCATCAGTATTCGGTCCGGCGAGGGCGGCTTTATGCTCGAGCCGGGCCGTTTGTTGTTAAGACAGGTCTGTTACATCGATTGTTAGATGAATGTAAAGTCTGTCATGATTTGTTTTTTACTTAGCCCTGACAATTTGCTATAATGGAAAAGTAAACAAAGGAGGAGTGCCTTATGAAATTCAGCATTCGAGGTCAACAAATTGAAGTGACCGACGCTTTGAGAGACTATGTTGATAAGAAGCTCAGCAGACTTGAGAAGTATTTCGAAGCACCCCCTACCTCTGAAGGATATGTGACGCTTGGCGTCGTTCGCGGCCTTCATACGGTGGAAGTGACAATTCCTCTAGCTGGTGTGACGCTTCGTGCGGAAGACCGCAGCGATGATATGTATGCATCCATCGATGCCGTAGTGGACAAGCTGGAACGTCAGATCCGCAAGCACAAGACTAAGCTTAATCGCAAGTTCCGCCAGGAAGGCAGCCTGAAGACCTTGTTCGTTGAAGGTTCGGCCAGCGCCGTAGCTGTTGAAGAGCAGGAACCGGATTATGATGATCTTGAGGTTGTGCGGAACAAACGCTTCACCTTGAAGCCTATGGATGTGGAAGAAGCGATTCTGCAAATGAACATGATTGGACATACGTTCTTCGTGTTCTCCAACATTGAGACTTCCGAAGTTAGCGTAGTATACAAACGCGATGACGGCAAGTACGGTCTGATCGAACAGAACTAACCCGCGGACCGGGAATTGTTGGAATAAGCAAGGGCTTCGGTTCAGCCTAACGTGGACAATTAGACGAGTCCCTATTCGCCTGAAGCGAATAGGGCTCTTGTGCGTATATATAGAAGTTTCATTAAAATGCCATCATCTGGCCTCTTGTAAGGGGATTATACAGAATAAGGTTAGGGCGGCTTGTATTGCGGCTTCTCTTACAAACTGTTACAATTTATGAAGCAGCGGAATCGAAATCATATATGGCCCTTTCAATCTATGAGGATGGGCTCGGTTCCACCATCTGTGTTGCATGAAAGGGGTTAACCATGCTAGGACTTGTTAAGAAAATTTTTGGCGACACTAATGAACGGGATGTCAAACGTCTCATGAAGACGGTCGAAGTAATTAATGGTCTGGAGCCGGATTTCGTATCGCTTACGGATGAAGAGCTGCAGGCGAAGACAGCGGAATTCCGCGCCCGTATTGAGAAAGGTGAGACCCTGGAAGAGATTCTTCCCGAGGCCTTTGCTACCGTACGCGAAGCTTCCAAACGGACGCTGGGCATGCGGCATTTTGACGTTCAGCTGGTTGGGGGTATGGCGCTGCATGAAGGCCGGATCTCCGAGATGAAGACCGGGGAAGGCAAGACACTGGTTGGAACGCTGCCGGTGTATTTGAATGCGCTGCTGGGTAAAGGCGTGCATGTCGTCACCGTAAATGATTATCTGGCTCAGCGCGACAGTGGGCAAATGGGACAAATCTATAACTTTCTGGGCATGAGCGTTGGGGTCAACCTGAACGGCATGGACCATAATGATAAACAAGCGGCATATGCCTGCGATATTACGTACGGAACGAATAATGAATTCGGGTTCGACTATCTGCGCGACAACATGGTGCTCTATAAGGAACAGATGGTACAGCGCCCGCTCTACTTCTGTATTATTGACGAAGTCGATTCCATCCTTATTGATGAAGCGCGTACTCCTCTGATCATCTCCGGCCAGGCTGAGAAATCGACAGAGCTGTATTATGCAGCAGACCGCTTCGTGAAGAAGCTGACTGCCGAAGAGGATTACACCGTAGATATTAAGGTGAAGTCTGTAGCGCTTACCGAGAAGGGCGTGGCTACGGCTGAGCGTGCTTTTGGGATAGAGAATCTGTATGACCATAGCCATGTTACCTTGAACCATCATATTGTACAGGCCTTGAAGGCGAACGCTATTATGCGCCGGGATGTCGATTATGTGGTGAATGAAGATGAGGTTATGATCGTCGATGAGTTCACTGGGCGTCTGATGCAGGGCCGCCGTTACAGCGACGGGCTGCACCAGGCGATTGAAGCCAAGGAAGAGATTGAAGTACAGAATGAGAGCATGACGCTGGCTACGATCACCTTCCAGAACTACTTCCGGATGTACCGCAAGCTGGGCGGCATGACGGGTACGGCGAAGACGGAGGAAGAGGAGTTCAAGAAGATCTATGGTCTTGAGGTTCTTCAGGTTCCTACGAATAAGCCGAATCAACGGATCGACATGCCTGATGTGGTCTACAAAAGCGAGAACGGCAAGTTCAACGCCGTCGTTGCTGAAATTGTGGAACGCCACAAGAAGAATCAGCCGGTGCTGGTAGGTACGGTATCGATTGAGAACTCAGAACGTGTATCAGAGATGCTGAAGCGCAAGGGTGTCAGACACCAGGTGCTGAATGCGAAGCACCATGCGGCCGAAGCCGAAATCATTTCTTATGCCGGTCAGCCGGGAACAGTAACGATTGCCACGAACATGGCTGGACGCGGTACGGATATCGTACTGGGCGAAGGGGTAACCGATGTGGGCGGTCTGCATATTATTGGTACAGAGCGCCATGAATCACGCCGGATTGATAACCAGCTTCGCGGCCGTGCCGGACGTCAGGGCGACCCGGGCTCCACACAGTTCTATCTGTCCCTTGGGGATGAGCTGATGAAGCGCTTCGGTGCGGACAACGTGCTGAACATGATGGACCGTCTTGGATTCGAGGAAGATCAGCCGATTGAGAGCCGTATGATTACCAAGGCTGTTGAATCTGCCCAGAAGCGGGTAGAAGGCAATAACTTCGACATCCGCAAAGTCGTATTGCAATACGATGACGTTATGAACCAGCAGCGTGAGATTATTTACAAGCAGCGCCGCGAAATTCTGGAGTCGGACAATATCAAAGACATCGTAGTGGAAATGATCAAGCCGGTTATCGACCGTGTTGTGAATGCCCACTGCAGTGACGATATTCCTGAGAACTGGGAGCTGCAGGAGGTTGCGGATTATGTGAACAGCAAGCTTCTCGAAGAGAATGAGCTGACCCGCGATGATCTGTGGGGCAAAGAAGTGGAAGAAATCATCGAATTCATCTTCGCCCGTGTGCTTGAGAAATATGCTGCCCGCGAAGAGCGTCTTGGCTCCGAGCTGGTACGTGAATTCGAGAAGGTTATTGTGCTTCGCTCCGTAGACAGCAAATGGATGGATCACATCGATGCTATGGATCAGCTTCGTCAAGGGATTCACCTCCGTGCTTACGGCGGTACCGATCCGCTGCGCGAATATCAATTCGAGGGCTTCGAGATGTTCAACGCTATGACAGCGAACATTCAGGAGGAAGTAGCGACCTATATTATGAAGGCGCACATCGAGACGAATCAGGAGCGGCAATCGGTAGTGGAGGAAGACAAGATCTCCACCAATGCAGAGCCTGCTGAGAAGCGTCCGGTGCATGTGGAATCCACTGTCGGCCGTAACGATCCTTGCCCATGCGGCAGCGGCAAGAAATATAAGAACTGCCACGGACAGGCGTAAGATAGGACGGTTCTGTGTACACGGTGAAATAATGAGCAGGCACGAAGCTGCGAATACCTTTCACCACACCGCATTTCCGGTTTTGTTCGCGGGCACTTAGGTTATAATGACAATAAAAAGCGGCTGGGCCCGGGGAACTCCCCCGTTTGCGGCCCGGCTGCTTTTTTGGGCTTAAAGTGGTATGGGACGCATAGCTGTGCGTCAGGGCGGGAGCTTCCAGATGTTTAATGGCTGAGGTGGAAGTAACGGAGGGGAAGTTTGGAACTGTAGGAGCGGTAGCGTCCGCCTTTAGGATTGAATTTCTACTGCGATGAGCAGTTTAAATGAGGAAATTCAATCCTAACAGCGGCCGGAAGTCCAAACATTCCCCGCAGTTACGGCGTACACCTGGCCATGGGGCAGCTGAAGCAATGCGACAGCAGCATAGAGGTCCGTCCATGCCGGTGAGCCCAAACCGGCAGTCCCGGCGCAATATTTTAATTTGAAAGGTGATGTGATCCAAGTGATCGATCCTAATGTGAAGCAGGACCTGCGTGAAATGGGCAAGAAATTAACCAACCTTAGGGGGTCACTTTGACTTAGACCTGAAGCTGGAGATGATAGCGAACTTCGAAGAGAAGATGGCGGCTCCCGGGTTTTGGGATGATTCCGAGCAGGCGCAGAGCGTGATTGGCGAGATGAATGCCGTGAAGTCGGTGGTTGACCAATTCGAGAAGCTCCAGCAGGATTATGACGATGCTGCCATGATGGCGGAGCTGGCCGATGAGGAAGGCGACGACGAACTGGCCGAAGAGACAGCCGGAACGATCCGCAGCATAAGCGCCAGAGTGGATGACTTCGAGCTGCAGCTGCTGCTTAATCAGCCTTACGATAAGCTGAATGCCATTCTGGAGCTGCATCCGGGAGCAGGCGGTACGGAGTCTCAGGACTGGGGCCAGATGCTGCTGCGCATGTACACACGCTGGGCGGAGAAGCGGGGCTTCAAGGTAGACGTGCTGGATTATCTGCCGGGCGATGAGGCAGGAATTAAGAGTGTAACTTTGTTAATTAAGGGCCACAATGTATATGGGTACCTTAAGGCAGAGAAGGGCGTGCACCGGCTGGTGCGGATTTCGCCTTTTGACTCCTCAGGCAGACGGCATACCTCCTTCGTATCCTGCGATGTGGTGCCGGAGATTGCAGACGATGTTGAGGTGGATATCCGTACAGAAGATCTGAAGATTGATACGTACCGGGCCAGTGGCGCGGGCGGTCAGCACATCAATACAACCGATTCAGCGGTGCGGATTACGCATATGCCAACCGGCGTGGTGGTCACCTGTCAGAATGAGCGTTCACAGATCAAGAACCGGGAGCAGGCGATGAAGATGCTGCGTTCCAAGCTCTATGAGCGCAAAATTCAGGAGCAGCAGGCACAGCTGGATGAGATCCGCGGAGAACAATCCGAGATTGCTTGGGGCAGCCAGATTCGTTCCTACGTATTCCATCCTTACAGCATGGTGAAGGATCACCGCACCTCTGTAGAGACAGGCAACGTTGGAGCGGTAATGGACGGCGATCTGGACGGATTCATTGACGGATATCTGCGGAGCCAGATTAAGACGGAAGCTGAATAAAGGTAATCACATTCCTACGCGTCTTCGGAGGTGTAGGGATTTTTTTCTGAACATAAAGGAGCAGGCCATAACGATGCAAAAAATCAATTCACGCAACAAACCTCCGCTTATCCCCCTGAACGGGCCGCTGCGTCATACGGTGGATATTGCGCTAATTCTAATCGGCTCGCTGATCACAGGGCTGGCGTTCAACCTGTTCTTCCTGCCTAATCAGATTGCCTCAGGCGGTGTATCTGGACTGTCTGTGCTGGCTGAGGCCTGGTTTGGGGCGGAGCCTGCTTTTACCCAGTGGGCGCTGAATATTCCGCTCTTCATTCTCGGCGTGATTTTCCTCGGCAAACAGTACGGCATCCGCTCGCTGCTGGGCAGCTTTGTGCTGCCGCTGTTTATTTTTCTGACGAAGGATGGGCCGGTGCCGACCACGAATCCGCTTCTGGCCTCTATCTATGGGGGAATTGGTGTGGGTCTCGGCTTGGGACTCGTCTTCCGGGGGCGCGGCTCTACAGGCGGACTGACCATTGCGGCTCAAATTATTCAAAAGCTTACCGGCTTCAGCTTCTCGCTGTCTGTCGTGCTGCTGGATGGTACGGTGATTACCTTGGCGGCATTTGTGCTGGGGATGGAGCAGGCGATGTATGCACTGATCGGGCTGTTCGTCACCGGCCGGGTGATCAACGCGCTGGAGGTGGGCTTCAGCACCACGAAGGTGGCTTATATCATCTCGGATCAGACCGAGGACATCTCGCAGGCGATTCTGAATGATCTGGACCGCGGGCTGACCAAGCTGAATGCGCAAGGCGGCTATACCGGTGACAACCGGACGGTGCTGATGGCCGTGGTAGGCCAGAATGAAATTACCAGGCTGAAGGCGATTGTCCGCTCGGTGGACCCGGGTGCTTTTGTGATTATTACAGAGGCTCACGAAGTGCTGGGCGAAGGGTTTAAAAGAGAAGCGTAGGCTCCCATAGGGGGCACTGCGCTTTTTCTTTTGGGCTGGAACCCTCTGAATAAACTTAACGTAACATGTTGTATTTATATTAATTCGGTCGTATAATAATACATATTTGCAGAACGGTTCAAGTCAGGCGATAATGATAGAAATGAGAAACGGGAAGCGGGGATGACAGTGACAGGCAAGCTGAGAGCGGCAATTGTCGGATCAACAGGTTATGGGGGCGTGGAGCTGATCAGGCTGCTGCAGGGACACCCTGATATAGAGATTACTTCAGTGATTTCCTCTTCGAGTGCGGGTGCGCCGATTGAGGAGGGTTTTCCGCATTTAACGGGAGTTGTACAGCGCAAGCTGGATGGTGTTGACGCAGCAGAGATTGCAAGCCGGGCAGATGTTGTATTCACCGCTACCCCTTCGGGAGTGAGCGCGAAGCTGGTGCCCGGGCTGCTTGCGGCAGGACTCAAGGTCGTCGATCTGTCCGGGGATTTCCGGCTGAAGGATGGCGCGGAGTATGAGCAGTGGTATAAGCACCCGGCTCCTCCGGAAGTTTATCTTAAGCAGGCGGTATATGGTTTATGCGAGGTGTATGGAGAACGTGCGGCGGGAGTGGACTTCATCTCGAATCCGGGATGCTACCCGACAGCTACGCTGCTGGGGCTGATTCCGGCGCTTGCGGCAGGCTGGATTAAGCCGGACAGC
The window above is part of the Paenibacillus sp. FSL H8-0048 genome. Proteins encoded here:
- the prfB gene encoding peptide chain release factor 2 (programmed frameshift), with translation MIDPNVKQDLREMGKKLTNLRGSLDLDLKLEMIANFEEKMAAPGFWDDSEQAQSVIGEMNAVKSVVDQFEKLQQDYDDAAMMAELADEEGDDELAEETAGTIRSISARVDDFELQLLLNQPYDKLNAILELHPGAGGTESQDWGQMLLRMYTRWAEKRGFKVDVLDYLPGDEAGIKSVTLLIKGHNVYGYLKAEKGVHRLVRISPFDSSGRRHTSFVSCDVVPEIADDVEVDIRTEDLKIDTYRASGAGGQHINTTDSAVRITHMPTGVVVTCQNERSQIKNREQAMKMLRSKLYERKIQEQQAQLDEIRGEQSEIAWGSQIRSYVFHPYSMVKDHRTSVETGNVGAVMDGDLDGFIDGYLRSQIKTEAE
- a CDS encoding YitT family protein; protein product: MQKINSRNKPPLIPLNGPLRHTVDIALILIGSLITGLAFNLFFLPNQIASGGVSGLSVLAEAWFGAEPAFTQWALNIPLFILGVIFLGKQYGIRSLLGSFVLPLFIFLTKDGPVPTTNPLLASIYGGIGVGLGLGLVFRGRGSTGGLTIAAQIIQKLTGFSFSLSVVLLDGTVITLAAFVLGMEQAMYALIGLFVTGRVINALEVGFSTTKVAYIISDQTEDISQAILNDLDRGLTKLNAQGGYTGDNRTVLMAVVGQNEITRLKAIVRSVDPGAFVIITEAHEVLGEGFKREA
- the argC gene encoding N-acetyl-gamma-glutamyl-phosphate reductase; this translates as MTVTGKLRAAIVGSTGYGGVELIRLLQGHPDIEITSVISSSSAGAPIEEGFPHLTGVVQRKLDGVDAAEIASRADVVFTATPSGVSAKLVPGLLAAGLKVVDLSGDFRLKDGAEYEQWYKHPAPPEVYLKQAVYGLCEVYGERAAGVDFISNPGCYPTATLLGLIPALAAGWIKPDSIIIDAKSGVSGAGRGTSLMVHFAEINENFKAYKINKHQHIPEIEQVLTDIAGEKVTVTFTTHLVPMTRGIMSTMYAGLNGEHSEQELVELYRNYYAGRPYVRVREPGVVPATKEVSGSNYCDIGFATDARTGRVTIVSVIDNIVKGAAGQAIQNLNLMMGWEETRGLGYTPVYP
- the hpf gene encoding ribosome hibernation-promoting factor, HPF/YfiA family, translated to MKFSIRGQQIEVTDALRDYVDKKLSRLEKYFEAPPTSEGYVTLGVVRGLHTVEVTIPLAGVTLRAEDRSDDMYASIDAVVDKLERQIRKHKTKLNRKFRQEGSLKTLFVEGSASAVAVEEQEPDYDDLEVVRNKRFTLKPMDVEEAILQMNMIGHTFFVFSNIETSEVSVVYKRDDGKYGLIEQN
- the fliS gene encoding flagellar export chaperone FliS; this translates as MIKSPYDKYRQSSVQTSTPAQLVIMLYDGAIRFVKTAVDGLNKQDLEKSNLNFGKAQTIVSELMSTLDHSIEVSKGLYSLYEYTNYLLIQANIQKNPEKAEEAIGYLTDLRETWLQASKLAASQTEIANG
- the secA gene encoding preprotein translocase subunit SecA gives rise to the protein MLGLVKKIFGDTNERDVKRLMKTVEVINGLEPDFVSLTDEELQAKTAEFRARIEKGETLEEILPEAFATVREASKRTLGMRHFDVQLVGGMALHEGRISEMKTGEGKTLVGTLPVYLNALLGKGVHVVTVNDYLAQRDSGQMGQIYNFLGMSVGVNLNGMDHNDKQAAYACDITYGTNNEFGFDYLRDNMVLYKEQMVQRPLYFCIIDEVDSILIDEARTPLIISGQAEKSTELYYAADRFVKKLTAEEDYTVDIKVKSVALTEKGVATAERAFGIENLYDHSHVTLNHHIVQALKANAIMRRDVDYVVNEDEVMIVDEFTGRLMQGRRYSDGLHQAIEAKEEIEVQNESMTLATITFQNYFRMYRKLGGMTGTAKTEEEEFKKIYGLEVLQVPTNKPNQRIDMPDVVYKSENGKFNAVVAEIVERHKKNQPVLVGTVSIENSERVSEMLKRKGVRHQVLNAKHHAAEAEIISYAGQPGTVTIATNMAGRGTDIVLGEGVTDVGGLHIIGTERHESRRIDNQLRGRAGRQGDPGSTQFYLSLGDELMKRFGADNVLNMMDRLGFEEDQPIESRMITKAVESAQKRVEGNNFDIRKVVLQYDDVMNQQREIIYKQRREILESDNIKDIVVEMIKPVIDRVVNAHCSDDIPENWELQEVADYVNSKLLEENELTRDDLWGKEVEEIIEFIFARVLEKYAAREERLGSELVREFEKVIVLRSVDSKWMDHIDAMDQLRQGIHLRAYGGTDPLREYQFEGFEMFNAMTANIQEEVATYIMKAHIETNQERQSVVEEDKISTNAEPAEKRPVHVESTVGRNDPCPCGSGKKYKNCHGQA
- a CDS encoding flagellar protein FliT, which produces MDELIRDLDLLTGEMMNGLQDATYEELEDFVEERQKLVDSITQEVEICPATPAQKQEIHRILSHDNELLDQMNALRQEAQDFLQKRGQAKIQRNAYETAYTPDSFLMDRKK
- the fliD gene encoding flagellar filament capping protein FliD — translated: MVTRVNGFSGMDIDSMVKSMMAAKRVPLDKLNQDKQILQWTRESYREMNSKLYDFRTNKLVTKYGRDAALNAQKAVLSGNTTAIKAEATSTATGQEMKVSVTKLATRTTYETTGLGQGIPATTSLAALDGVDLGSMSGLDMEAYLKKGFDISINGETFKDKDGKSLFNGMTSISTLVATINASAKANAIASYDEITGKLTIASKTGGKDGTVTMGTPASSNTVLGLFSTKKVAETNKLTGATGSTTLTQLTNQLNGSVLTDDEVKDITFSINGKAFTFKGSDTIDKIVDTIKNDPDAKVSAEFTSDGTLKLTGKSDGPVNLGGNSYGFTKLFNGMKSNPADSNSIKQTITGENGEVKINNVDIDNVTNNTFTINGVQLTLLEVTKADEPVIIKTQTDSSKAVESIKSFVEDYNSLILSLNSKIDEAKYRDFRPLTDEQKAEMKEADIKTWTEKAQSGLLKNDDIIKSVLSEMRSIISDKLGPLSTLGITTGNYMSNGKLEINEEKLNTAINANPQLAMDLLQGPASAPKDGIFDKMADKITAAIEKLSDRAGTNRFSMDLTSTFKEESVMGKKMKLYNSRLTLMTTMLNNTETRYYKQFTAMETAMNKLQSQSNSLFSTGK
- a CDS encoding S-layer homology domain-containing protein, whose amino-acid sequence is MKKMWRGLTAGVLGISMLLGSLGSVSAAPVPKDIQGHWAQKQLQSWLDKGYLGGYPDGTVKPNKAITRGEYVALINRLFGFTESATLSFTDVKKSNWVYSEVAKAVKAGYIGGYENNTFRANNPLTRQEAAVIAAKLLKLSTSSTPLKFKDNAQIAAWAKVAVASAAEKKIINGYPDGTFGPKKSLTRAEAVGIISNSVVHKPATGGVLPTPTPTATPAPSATPVPSTSPTATPAPGGGSGGGTGGGGGGGGGGSVTAPTVSNVTYGHVGSVTADVYVTPSVTGAVYYVVAPYSVNVTPPNAAQVKDGLINATTAGVHSGKIAATGNTTVAFSVYGLTAGMDYTVYVALTDASGNWSGVTPLQLKTAAGSNWSVSQVGITNVTSVSADVYAAYGQAGTPVTPLKYVVVKATEANPTALQISQAKNSAGVTLTAPWTGTLTGNPVVKQSINLTGLTADTAYKVFIITDANGTLSPVELLRIHTK
- a CDS encoding cold shock domain-containing protein, translated to MEGKVKWFNAEKGYGFIETADGGDVFVHFSAIQTDGFKTLDEGQSVEFDIVEGARGPQAANVIKL